Proteins encoded by one window of Scatophagus argus isolate fScaArg1 chromosome 8, fScaArg1.pri, whole genome shotgun sequence:
- the alas2 gene encoding 5-aminolevulinate synthase, erythroid-specific, mitochondrial isoform X2: MAAFLHHCPFLKSVPKPALRRTGATFLSLANRCPIIARQISVNQLPTVDEKRRFAQTAAQVAVTASKGCPFVNSQIGMVRASPEVQEDLQEGLMASLLKGLKESVLPTSVQTSSVTHLLKDNMDGPSFDYDSFFTEKIAEKRKDHTYRVFKTVNRSTEAFPFAEDYSITGREGSQVSVWCSNDYLGMSRHPRVLGAIRDALDRHGAGAGGTRNISGTSNFHVSLEKELAQLHQKDAALVFSSCFVANDSTLFTMAKMLPGCEIYSDAGNHASMIQGIRNSRAKRFIFRHNDSQHLEELLQQSDPKTPKIVAFETVHSMDGAICPLEELCDVAHRYGALTFVDEVHAVGLYGAHGAGVGERDNVMHKIDIVSGTLGKAFGCVGGYIASSAALVDTVRSYAAGFIFTTALPPMVLSGALESVRILKSPEGQALRRAHQRNVKHMRQLLMDNGLPVVNCPSHIIPIHVGNAELNTKVCDILLERHNIYVQAINYPTVPRGEELLRLAPSPHHDPAMMKYFVEKLVEVWQEAGLLLSRPATASCTFCDRPLHFDLMSEWEKSYFGNMEPQYITVSA; this comes from the exons ATGGCTGCCTTCCTTCATCACTGCCCCTTCCTGAAGTCCGTCCCAAAGCCAGCTTTGCGGAGGACAGGGGCCACCTTCCTGTCTCTGGCCAATCGATGCCCCATCATCGCCCGTCAGATCAGTGT CAACCAACTTCCCACTGTCGACGAAAAGAGACGTTTTGCTCAAACGGCTGCTCAGGTGGCTGTGACTGCTTCAAAGGGTTGCCCTTTTGTAAATTCTCAGATTGGGATGGTCCGTGCCAGCCCTGAAGTACAGGAGGACCTCCAAGAAG GTTTGATGGCTTCACTGTTGAAGGGTTTAAAGGAATCAGTCCTCCCAACATCGGTTCAAACAAGCAGTGTCACCCATCTCCTCAAAGACAACATGG ATGGCCCCAGCTTCGACTATGACAGCTTCTTCACTGAGAAGATTGCTGAGAAAAGGAAAGACCACACATACAGAGTTTTTAAGACCGTAAACAGGAGCACTGAGGCCTTCCCGTTTGCTGAGGATTACTCCATCACTGGGCGGGAGGGCTCGCAGGTGTCCGTCTGGTGTAGCAACGACTACCTGGGGATGAGTCGCCATCCCCGGGTCCTCGGTGCAATCAG GGATGCCCTGGACAGGCATGgtgcaggagcaggagggaCCAGGAACATCTCAGGCACCAGTAACTTCCATGTGTCTCTGGAGAAGGAACTGGCCCAATTACACCAAAAGGATGCAGCACTGGTCTTCTCCTCTTGCTTTGTGGCAAATGACTCCACTCTCTTCACTATGGCTAAAATGCTTCCAG GGTGCGAGATCTACTCTGACGCAGGGAACCACGCATCGATGATTCAGGGCATCAGGAACAGCAGAGCCAAACGCTTCATCTTCCGCCACAATGACAGCCAACACCTGGAGGAGCTCCTGCAACAGTCTGACCCCAAGACACCTAAAATAGTGGCATTTGAGACAGTGCACTCAATGGACG GTGCCATATGTCCTCTGGAAGAACTGTGCGATGTAGCTCATCGTTATGGAGCCCTGACATTTGTTGATGAAGTTCATGCTGTGGGCCTGTATGGAGCCCACGGAGCTGGAGTGGGTGAGAGGGACAATGTTATGCACAAAATTGACATTGTCTCTGGGACCTTAG GCAAAGCCTTTGGCTGTGTTGGAGGATATATTGCCAGCAGCGCCGCCCTGGTGGACACAGTGCGCTCCTACGCAGCTGGTTTCATCTTCACCACTGCCCTGCCCCCAATGGTCCTGTCTGGAGCCCTGGAGTCTGTCCGGATCCTGAAGAGCCCAGAGGGGCAGGCCCTCCGCAGAGCCCACCAGAGGAACGTCAAACACATGAGGCAGCTGCTCATGGACAACGGCCTGCCTGTGGTCAACTGTCCCAGCCACATCATCCCCATACAC GTGGGCAATGCTGAACTGAACACCAAGGTGTGTGACATCCTGCTGGAAAGGCACAACATCTACGTGCAGGCCATCAACTACCCCACAGTGCCTCGTGGTGAGGAGCTGTTGCGTCTGGCTCCGTCTCCTCACCATGACCCCGCCATGATGAAGTACTTTGTGG AAAAACTGGTGGAGGTGTGGCAGGAAGCAGGGCTCCTGCTCAGCCGCCCAGCGACAGCTTCCTGCACCTTCTGTGACCGTCCGCTGCACTTTGACCTTATGAGCGAGTGGGAGAAATCTTACTTTGGCAACATGGAACCACAATACATTACTGTGTCTGCATAA
- the alas2 gene encoding 5-aminolevulinate synthase, erythroid-specific, mitochondrial isoform X1, translating into MAAFLHHCPFLKSVPKPALRRTGATFLSLANRCPIIARQISVSCPANLDAKLSVSPITLKTNQLPTVDEKRRFAQTAAQVAVTASKGCPFVNSQIGMVRASPEVQEDLQEGLMASLLKGLKESVLPTSVQTSSVTHLLKDNMDGPSFDYDSFFTEKIAEKRKDHTYRVFKTVNRSTEAFPFAEDYSITGREGSQVSVWCSNDYLGMSRHPRVLGAIRDALDRHGAGAGGTRNISGTSNFHVSLEKELAQLHQKDAALVFSSCFVANDSTLFTMAKMLPGCEIYSDAGNHASMIQGIRNSRAKRFIFRHNDSQHLEELLQQSDPKTPKIVAFETVHSMDGAICPLEELCDVAHRYGALTFVDEVHAVGLYGAHGAGVGERDNVMHKIDIVSGTLGKAFGCVGGYIASSAALVDTVRSYAAGFIFTTALPPMVLSGALESVRILKSPEGQALRRAHQRNVKHMRQLLMDNGLPVVNCPSHIIPIHVGNAELNTKVCDILLERHNIYVQAINYPTVPRGEELLRLAPSPHHDPAMMKYFVEKLVEVWQEAGLLLSRPATASCTFCDRPLHFDLMSEWEKSYFGNMEPQYITVSA; encoded by the exons ATGGCTGCCTTCCTTCATCACTGCCCCTTCCTGAAGTCCGTCCCAAAGCCAGCTTTGCGGAGGACAGGGGCCACCTTCCTGTCTCTGGCCAATCGATGCCCCATCATCGCCCGTCAGATCAGTGTGAGTTGCCCAGCCAACCTGGATGCCAAGCTGAGCGTCTCACCTATCACACTGAAGACCAACCAACTTCCCACTGTCGACGAAAAGAGACGTTTTGCTCAAACGGCTGCTCAGGTGGCTGTGACTGCTTCAAAGGGTTGCCCTTTTGTAAATTCTCAGATTGGGATGGTCCGTGCCAGCCCTGAAGTACAGGAGGACCTCCAAGAAG GTTTGATGGCTTCACTGTTGAAGGGTTTAAAGGAATCAGTCCTCCCAACATCGGTTCAAACAAGCAGTGTCACCCATCTCCTCAAAGACAACATGG ATGGCCCCAGCTTCGACTATGACAGCTTCTTCACTGAGAAGATTGCTGAGAAAAGGAAAGACCACACATACAGAGTTTTTAAGACCGTAAACAGGAGCACTGAGGCCTTCCCGTTTGCTGAGGATTACTCCATCACTGGGCGGGAGGGCTCGCAGGTGTCCGTCTGGTGTAGCAACGACTACCTGGGGATGAGTCGCCATCCCCGGGTCCTCGGTGCAATCAG GGATGCCCTGGACAGGCATGgtgcaggagcaggagggaCCAGGAACATCTCAGGCACCAGTAACTTCCATGTGTCTCTGGAGAAGGAACTGGCCCAATTACACCAAAAGGATGCAGCACTGGTCTTCTCCTCTTGCTTTGTGGCAAATGACTCCACTCTCTTCACTATGGCTAAAATGCTTCCAG GGTGCGAGATCTACTCTGACGCAGGGAACCACGCATCGATGATTCAGGGCATCAGGAACAGCAGAGCCAAACGCTTCATCTTCCGCCACAATGACAGCCAACACCTGGAGGAGCTCCTGCAACAGTCTGACCCCAAGACACCTAAAATAGTGGCATTTGAGACAGTGCACTCAATGGACG GTGCCATATGTCCTCTGGAAGAACTGTGCGATGTAGCTCATCGTTATGGAGCCCTGACATTTGTTGATGAAGTTCATGCTGTGGGCCTGTATGGAGCCCACGGAGCTGGAGTGGGTGAGAGGGACAATGTTATGCACAAAATTGACATTGTCTCTGGGACCTTAG GCAAAGCCTTTGGCTGTGTTGGAGGATATATTGCCAGCAGCGCCGCCCTGGTGGACACAGTGCGCTCCTACGCAGCTGGTTTCATCTTCACCACTGCCCTGCCCCCAATGGTCCTGTCTGGAGCCCTGGAGTCTGTCCGGATCCTGAAGAGCCCAGAGGGGCAGGCCCTCCGCAGAGCCCACCAGAGGAACGTCAAACACATGAGGCAGCTGCTCATGGACAACGGCCTGCCTGTGGTCAACTGTCCCAGCCACATCATCCCCATACAC GTGGGCAATGCTGAACTGAACACCAAGGTGTGTGACATCCTGCTGGAAAGGCACAACATCTACGTGCAGGCCATCAACTACCCCACAGTGCCTCGTGGTGAGGAGCTGTTGCGTCTGGCTCCGTCTCCTCACCATGACCCCGCCATGATGAAGTACTTTGTGG AAAAACTGGTGGAGGTGTGGCAGGAAGCAGGGCTCCTGCTCAGCCGCCCAGCGACAGCTTCCTGCACCTTCTGTGACCGTCCGCTGCACTTTGACCTTATGAGCGAGTGGGAGAAATCTTACTTTGGCAACATGGAACCACAATACATTACTGTGTCTGCATAA
- the ttc34 gene encoding tetratricopeptide repeat protein 34, whose amino-acid sequence MIMTAVVRPGVNVSELCEEGDKFLEAGELGRATSLYMSAFRTHAASTVSHMRNLKSDLGGVVATLEGWLDSNEENQPTESLNKGLAAVFLSTLCPNNLSATIFKMESLLQSGGHGCEEIFARCTALLDGKRNPHPQGTTAMILELTRALACLFSEPHSIKGLKLYLKAYQSNKCETVTLVKNRQAQHLPKIVRSFTDQILNKYPSLMLDSNSAVTAKENDELDKEASSTVIEFLMAIAPSNREVHELQATYLFLTGRFGDSAEVYSALLHHGQCQKTISADKSFQDTPEKRAALLTGRAAACLSAGGRTAEACRDLGEAFEIHPATARLYFQKLFTDQGTGMAARTHLRQQAERGLSGYRERVLTRSDLRSTEGVELLDPVITQLRTLCRLEPDGGGRELRVRLADCLLLRGEHKEALSICSQLAAAQGQQSYQNTVQVLRGYARLLSDDHKGALEDFQAVIEHNAPHPSSCVRALCGRGLLRMMGGLNYLTALDYVTASRLQPQETALTVRCLVPWNYRGLLFTVLLEQGRVMLEGTGEHESKSSSSENSLQHQQGDQLQAPSKRDNHRSGNPAGVHSLAVLLMELQPGADGCQILAADALYQLGRVEEAYRLLLSVGPSSPRAPVLARLALMQLHRGFLYDTNQLLKKLIHCGDTSCLCPLLAVAQQKDRALLQAHCHSAAKRILEGTREERAVREAVAYLSIAIMASGGEGANALLERARCYALLGQRKTAIFDFNAILKEHPKHVQALCGRGFTYLMLNQQKECTHDILAALQINTDIVLKDILSLKDKARKLVCDWMHQFCRTNLSDILIANAVPCHEEQLREVFIIVGALMRTDCRDPRWHLLYVDTLLAKGDVKAAGAHLCQVFGQEPRDAVAQARVGVVEAWQQNYHSAARRLSKLTEKDSSSLGLLLALIPFIQRKRMAQAAAQEASSVSSGGQWDQAVTLLTVAVEAVGNHRVQYLRQRAACLAQLGLHERAIADLDKVIQRHSGSDSSCSEDPQIWVEDLCRRGRSLVLCSKEGAALEDFTRALELHSNRAIQCVEAGLGRQRLAECFLRGALQHYGEQQLSKAWTFIECGLIVDSENTELRRLRARVKREVASPCNVN is encoded by the exons ATGATCATGACTGCTGTGGTTCGACCTGGCGTAAATGTTTCAGAGCTCTGTGAGGAAGGAGACAAGTTCCTTGAGGCCGGTGAGCTCGGAAGGGCTACATCTCTTTACATGTCTGCCTTTAGGACTCATGCCGCCTCAACTGTGTCCCACATGAGGAACTTAAAGTCCGATCTTGGTGGGGTGGTCGCCACTCTAGAAGGTTGGCTTGACAGTAACGAGGAGAATCAGCCTACTGAGAGTCTTAATAAAGGTCTTGCAGCAGTGTTCCTGTCCACGCTATGTCCTAACAATCTGTCAGCCACCATTTTCAAAATGGAGTCTCTCCTTCAGAGTGGCGGACATGGCTGCGAGGAGATTTTTGCTCGCTGCACTGCTCTGCTTGATGGGAAGCGAAACCCTCATCCACAAGGTACAACTGCCATGATTTTGGAATTAACTCGTGCCCTGGCCTGCTTGTTCTCAGAGCCTCATAGTATCAAAGGGCTCAAGCTTTACCTCAAGGCTTACCAGAGTAACAAATGTGAAACTGTCACCCTGGTTAAAAACAGACAAGCTCAGCACCTACCAAAAATAGTGAGGTCCTTTACAGACCAAATACTGAACAAGTACCCTTCGCTGATGCTTGACAGCAACTCTGCAGTTACAGCAAAGGAAAATGATGAGCTAGATAAAGAAGCTTCTTCTACAGTTATTGAGTTTTTGATGGCTATAGCACCCAGTAATAGGGAAGTTCACGAGCTTCAAgccacatatttatttttgacaggCAGATTTGGGGACAGCGCAGAGGTGTACTCTGCTCTCTTGCATCACGGTCAATGTCAGAAAACGATTAGTGCAGACAAGTCATTCCAAGACACTCCTGAGAAGAGGGCTGCACTCCTAACCGGTCGAGCTGCTGCGTGTTTGTCAGCAGGTGGGCGAACTGCAGAGGCGTGCAGGGATCTGGGTGAGGCATTTGAGATCCATCCTGCCACTGCTCGACTTTATTTCCAGAAGCTATTCACAGATCAAGGTACAGGGATGGCTGCTCGCACCCATCTTCggcagcaggcagagagaggctTGTCTGGTTATAGAGAAAGGGTCCTCACCCGTTCAGACCTGCGGTCCACTGAAGGAGTTGAACTCCTGGACCCTGTGATCACTCAGTTACGGACTCTGTGCCGTTTAGAGCCTGATGGGGGAGGCAGAGAGTTGCGGGTACGACTCGCTGACTGTCTTCTCCTCAGAGGGGAACACAAAGAGGCTCTCTCTATCTGTAGCCAGCTGGCTGCCGCGCAAGGTCAGCAGAGCTACCAAAACACAGTGCAGGTTCTTCGTGGATATGCACGACTTCTCTCTGATGACCACAAGGGGGCATTGGAAGACTTCCAGGCTGTAATTGAACACAACGCCCCCCACCCATCCAGCTGTGTGCGGGCACTATGTGGTAGGGGCCTCCTGCGCATGATGGGTGGATTAAACTACCTCACAGCTCTAGACTATGTGACAGCCAGCAGGCTGCAGCCTCAGGAAACAGCACTGACTGTTCGCTGCTTGGTGCCATGGAACTACCGGGGGCTGCTGTTCACTGTTTTACTGGAGCAGGGACGAGTCATGCTGGAGGGGACTGGAGAACACGAATCTAAATCCAGTTCCAGTGAAAACTCCCTTCAGCACCAGCAGGGGGATCAGCTGCAGGCCCCGTCAAAAAGAGACAACCACAGATCAGG AAATCCTGCCGGTGTCCATTCcctggctgtgctgctgatggAGCTCCAGCCCGGTGCTGATGGGTGTCAGATCCTGGCAGCAGATGCCTTGTACCAGCTTGGCCGGGTGGAGGAGGCCTACCGGTTACTGCTATCAGTTGGGCCCAGCAGTCCTCGGGCACCAGTTCTGGCTCGCCTCGCCCTGATGCAGCTGCACAGAGGCTTTCTTTATGATACCAATCAA ctgctgaaaaaGCTCATTCATTGTGGTGATACAAGCTGCTTGTGCCCCCTGTTGGCTGTGGCACAACAGAAGGACCGGGCACTGCTGCAGGCGCACTGTCATTCTGCTGCAAAACGCATCCTGGAGGGCACACGAGAGGAGAGAGCTGTCAGGGAGGCTGTGGCATATCTCTCCATCGCTATCATGGCCTCTG gtGGAGAGGGAGCAAACGCTTTGCTTGAAAGAGCAAGATGTTATGCCCTGCTGGGCCAAAGAAAGACAGCCATCTTTGATTTTAATGCCATTCTGAAGGAGCACCCAAAACATGTTCAGGCCCTCTGTGGACGAGGCTTCACGTATCTCATGCTGAACCAACAAAAG GAGTGCACTCATGATATCCTGGCAGCACTTCAGATAAACACTGACATAGTACTCAAAGACATCCTGTCACTCAAGGACAAGGCACGAAAGCTGGTCTGTGATTGGATGCATCAGTTCTGTCGAACCAATCTGTCAGATATCCTGATTGCTAATGCTGTCCCCTGCCACGAAGAACAACTCAGAGAGGTTTTTATAATTGTTGGAGCTCTGATGAGGACTGACTGCAGAGACCCCAGATGGCATCTCCTCTATGTGGACACACTCTTAGCTAAAG GTGATGTTAAGGCAGCAGGCGCTCATCTGTGTCAGGTGTTTGGTCAGGAGCCAAGAGATGCAGTTGCCCAGGCCAGGGTGGGTGTGGTGGAGGCCTGGCAACAGAACTACCACAGTGCAGCTCGCAGGCTCAGCAAGCTGACAGAGAAAGATTCATCCAGTCTGGGCCTCTTGCTGGCCCTGATCCCATTCATTCAGCGAAAACGCATGGCGCAG gcagcagcacaggaggccAGCAGTGTGTCTTCAGGTGGCCAGTGGGATCAGGCCGTCACACTCCTGACTGTGGCAGTAGAAGCAGTGGGCAATCACAGAGTCCAGTATCTTCGCCAGCGCGCCGCCTGTCTCGCTCAGCTGGGTTTACATGAACGGGCCATAGCTGACCTGGATAAAGTTATCCAGAGACACAGTGGATCTGACTCCAGCTGCTCAGAGGACCCCCAAATCTGGGTGGAGGACCTGTGTCGACGAGGCCGCAGCTTGGTGCTCTGTTCCAAAGAAGGAGCAGCTCTGGAGGACTTCACTCGGGCACTGGAGCTCCACAGCAACCGGGCCATCCAGTGTGTGGAGGCTGGTCTGGGGAGGCAACGTCTGGCTGAGTGCTTCCTGCGGGGGGCGCTGCAGCATTACGGGGAGCAGCAGCTCAGTAAAGCCTGGACTTTTATTGAATGTGGCCTTATTGTGGACAGTGAGAACACAGAGCTTCGCAGACTTAGGGCAAGAGTCAAACGAGAAGTAGCCAGCCCCTGCAATGTCAACTAG